Proteins from one Bacteriovorax sp. BAL6_X genomic window:
- the asd gene encoding aspartate-semialdehyde dehydrogenase, with the protein MKKVGIIGWRGMVGSVLLERMESEGDFAKIDPYFFSTSQAGQVGPLIYNATHTLKDANNISELADMDIIISCQGGDYTKQVRPELEKVNWRGFWIDAASAKRMDDDSLIILDPVNRDIIDKALNDGIKNFVGGNCTVSLMLMGIGSLFQEGLVEWMSTMSYQAASGGGARHMKELLTQMEVIGNMAKPLMDGPILQLDQNISNLLKSNELESDCFGVPLALNLIPWIDSGVEDGQTREEWKAFSETNKILGRSKNPIPIDGTCVRVGALRSHSQALTVKLNKSVDLKTIEDMIRNFSEYTEFVENTPEATREKLNPRYVSGTLKTTVGRVRKMHMGDEYLNIFTSGDQLLWGAAEPLRRMLNIVL; encoded by the coding sequence ATGAAAAAAGTAGGAATTATTGGTTGGCGTGGAATGGTTGGATCTGTTCTCTTAGAGAGAATGGAGAGCGAAGGAGACTTTGCCAAAATTGATCCATACTTCTTTTCGACTTCTCAGGCAGGCCAAGTTGGGCCACTTATTTATAATGCTACACACACTCTTAAAGATGCAAATAATATCTCAGAACTTGCTGATATGGATATTATCATCTCTTGCCAAGGCGGAGATTATACAAAGCAAGTACGCCCAGAACTTGAAAAAGTTAACTGGCGAGGTTTTTGGATTGACGCTGCTTCTGCAAAGAGAATGGATGATGACTCACTAATTATTTTAGATCCAGTCAACCGCGATATCATTGACAAGGCCCTTAATGATGGAATTAAAAATTTTGTAGGTGGAAACTGTACCGTTAGCTTGATGCTTATGGGAATTGGAAGCCTCTTCCAAGAAGGCCTTGTTGAGTGGATGAGTACTATGTCTTATCAGGCTGCTTCTGGTGGTGGCGCTCGTCATATGAAAGAGCTTCTAACTCAAATGGAAGTAATTGGAAATATGGCCAAGCCTCTAATGGATGGGCCAATTCTTCAACTCGATCAAAATATCTCTAATCTTTTAAAAAGTAACGAGCTAGAAAGTGATTGTTTTGGTGTTCCTCTAGCGCTTAATTTAATCCCTTGGATTGATAGTGGCGTCGAAGATGGCCAGACACGTGAAGAGTGGAAAGCATTTAGTGAAACAAATAAGATCTTAGGACGTTCTAAGAATCCAATTCCTATTGATGGGACTTGTGTAAGAGTTGGTGCCTTAAGGTCACATTCTCAAGCATTAACAGTAAAGCTTAATAAATCAGTAGATCTTAAAACAATAGAAGACATGATTAGGAACTTTTCTGAGTATACTGAGTTTGTTGAAAATACACCAGAGGCCACACGTGAAAAACTCAACCCACGCTATGTTTCAGGAACACTTAAGACGACTGTTGGCCGAGTACGTAAGATGCACATGGGGGATGAGTACCTAAATATCTTTACAAGTGGTGATCAACTTCTTTGGGGAGCGGCAGAGCCATTAAGAAGAATGCTTAATATCGTGCTATAA
- a CDS encoding 2,3,4,5-tetrahydropyridine-2,6-dicarboxylate N-succinyltransferase, with amino-acid sequence MTVDEILAGLESGTLRSASKVDGKWVANTEVKQMILEVFKAGKNVEQSQFGWPGFVDKHNIPAQKFTEDRGVRMVPGGSSVRRGAYVSSGVIIMPPAYINIGAYVDEGTMVDSHALVGSCAQIGKNVHLSAGVQIGGVLEPIGLAPVIIEDDAFIGAGAVIVEGIQVLKRAVIAPGVILSKGVPVYDCVNERRLEPGEPIPEGAIVVPGTRPVNEKLSWARDMGLSMNCAMIVKYRDEKSDASLELEAFLR; translated from the coding sequence ATGACTGTAGATGAAATTTTAGCAGGACTTGAAAGTGGAACTCTAAGATCAGCTTCAAAAGTTGATGGTAAATGGGTTGCTAACACTGAAGTAAAACAAATGATTCTTGAAGTTTTCAAGGCCGGAAAAAATGTTGAACAATCACAATTTGGCTGGCCAGGATTTGTCGACAAGCACAATATACCGGCCCAAAAATTTACTGAAGACCGCGGTGTTCGCATGGTACCAGGTGGTTCAAGTGTTCGTCGTGGTGCCTATGTTTCAAGCGGTGTTATTATCATGCCACCTGCTTATATTAATATTGGAGCATATGTTGATGAAGGGACGATGGTTGATTCTCATGCCCTAGTTGGCTCATGTGCTCAAATTGGAAAGAATGTACACCTCAGTGCAGGAGTTCAAATTGGTGGTGTTCTAGAGCCAATCGGACTTGCTCCAGTAATTATTGAAGACGATGCCTTTATTGGTGCCGGTGCCGTTATCGTTGAAGGTATCCAAGTATTAAAACGCGCTGTTATCGCTCCAGGCGTAATTTTATCAAAAGGTGTTCCAGTATACGACTGTGTTAATGAAAGAAGATTAGAACCAGGAGAGCCGATTCCAGAAGGTGCTATCGTTGTTCCTGGAACAAGACCTGTTAACGAAAAACTTTCATGGGCAAGGGATATGGGACTTTCAATGAATTGTGCCATGATTGTTAAATACCGTGATGAAAAATCTGATGCCTCACTTGAGCTAGAAGCATTTTTAAGATAA
- a CDS encoding 4-hydroxy-tetrahydrodipicolinate reductase, whose amino-acid sequence MKIALLGKGKTGSKVIELCKSQEYSYIELEVFDSKNPLKKDDLNRFDIVLSFLNGDVFLEHYFKLLSESGICVVTGSTGFAWTPELVSKIKSPWIKATNFSLGMNLAKEMIRIAAKAQALFPAKDLKYEIHEVHHTKKLDAPSGTALSWQEWLDKDSTITSERTGDIIGIHELKIDTPNEYITIKHEAKDRKIFAAGALWACQRVKNLSPGLHDFSDIARQVIREI is encoded by the coding sequence ATGAAAATTGCACTTTTAGGAAAAGGAAAGACTGGTTCAAAAGTTATTGAACTATGTAAATCACAAGAGTATTCGTATATTGAACTAGAAGTTTTTGACTCAAAAAACCCTTTAAAGAAAGATGATCTTAATAGATTTGATATAGTCCTCTCTTTTTTGAATGGTGATGTATTTTTAGAGCACTATTTTAAATTATTAAGCGAGTCAGGAATCTGCGTAGTAACTGGTTCTACTGGTTTTGCATGGACACCTGAGCTTGTAAGTAAAATTAAGTCTCCTTGGATTAAGGCCACAAACTTTAGCCTAGGCATGAATTTGGCCAAAGAAATGATCCGAATTGCGGCCAAGGCACAAGCTCTCTTTCCTGCTAAGGATCTAAAATATGAAATTCATGAAGTCCATCATACAAAGAAATTAGATGCACCTAGTGGTACGGCACTTTCGTGGCAAGAATGGTTAGATAAAGACTCAACTATTACTAGCGAAAGAACTGGTGATATTATTGGAATTCACGAATTAAAGATTGATACTCCAAATGAATATATTACAATAAAACACGAAGCTAAGGATCGTAAAATTTTTGCGGCAGGAGCTCTTTGGGCCTGTCAGCGCGTAAAAAATCTTAGTCCTGGACTACACGACTTTAGTGACATTGCACGACAAGTAATAAGAGAAATCTAA
- the dapA gene encoding 4-hydroxy-tetrahydrodipicolinate synthase — protein MANHDYINSTPLWTAVITPLNSDLTIDLDSLESILREQEAAGNGILILGSTGEALNLNLEERKNILNFVIDLELKVPLMCGVGGINLTETCEWVSYLDGLNIDAYLMVTPLYAKPGAEGQYQWFKTLMDVSNKPVMLYNVPSRAGIELSFEAVKRLNKHKQFWAIKEASGSPEKFAKYVEAAGELGRVYSGDDGMLPEFAPLGAKGLVSVASNPWPAQTHAYTVACLGGELSEEESNMWVESSNTMFVASNPVPAKWLMKENGQIKDASLRPPLSIKDMRLETNVLNANKNIQSWRK, from the coding sequence ATGGCAAATCATGACTATATAAATTCAACACCTTTATGGACGGCGGTGATCACTCCCCTAAACTCAGATCTAACAATTGATCTTGATTCCCTTGAATCAATTCTTAGAGAACAAGAAGCCGCTGGAAATGGGATTCTAATCCTAGGCTCAACTGGTGAGGCATTAAACCTCAATCTTGAAGAAAGAAAGAATATTCTTAACTTTGTTATCGATCTAGAATTAAAGGTACCACTGATGTGTGGTGTTGGTGGAATCAACCTTACTGAAACATGTGAGTGGGTTTCATACTTAGATGGACTTAATATTGACGCCTATCTTATGGTTACCCCTCTTTATGCAAAGCCAGGAGCTGAAGGACAGTATCAGTGGTTTAAAACTCTTATGGACGTCTCAAATAAACCTGTCATGCTCTATAATGTTCCTTCTCGTGCAGGAATTGAATTATCATTTGAGGCCGTTAAACGCCTAAATAAGCACAAACAATTTTGGGCCATTAAGGAAGCAAGTGGAAGCCCAGAGAAATTTGCAAAATATGTTGAAGCAGCTGGTGAGTTAGGTCGAGTTTACAGTGGTGACGATGGAATGTTACCAGAATTTGCACCTCTAGGGGCCAAAGGACTAGTTTCAGTCGCTTCAAACCCATGGCCTGCCCAAACACACGCATACACTGTCGCTTGCTTAGGCGGCGAATTAAGTGAAGAAGAATCAAATATGTGGGTCGAATCAAGCAATACCATGTTTGTTGCTTCAAACCCAGTACCTGCAAAATGGTTAATGAAAGAAAATGGACAAATCAAAGATGCAAGTCTTCGTCCGCCACTTTCAATCAAAGATATGAGATTAGAAACTAATGTTTTAAACGCAAATAAAAATATTCAAAGTTGGAGAAAGTAA
- the lysC gene encoding lysine-sensitive aspartokinase 3 produces MSTHTNEVIVAKFGGSSMANLEAMTRSAQISVNKGANMVIVSAVYGVTNLLVEISKKAPAGDETRVNELILEIEDKHREILQDMQATESLKDDMTQLLSEVNMIAKGMLLLRECSNRAYDSLVSLGERLSSLVFSEVLARITEQSASNKRVELFDIRQVLVTDDSFTKSSPDIKETKARADKLLVNAKYGDIVYVSQGFIGATSEGLTTTLGRGGSDYSAALIAEAMGADTLQIWTDVAGIATTDPRIVKEAKLLNEITFSEAAELATFGAKILHPTTLTPALRAGIKVFVGSSYEPNEPGTWIKAQTQSAPLIRAMALRREQSLVTLSTPKMLQAHGFLFEIFKIFNEFKVSIDSITTSEISVALTLDDSALLNKKIIDRLSELCSVKVEKDLTLVSLIGNEINHTPNIAARIFNAIDGINVRMICLGASKHNFCFLVGKNDADETIQRLHKEFI; encoded by the coding sequence ATGTCAACTCATACAAATGAAGTTATTGTTGCGAAATTTGGTGGATCCTCGATGGCAAACCTGGAGGCCATGACTCGATCTGCGCAGATCAGTGTTAATAAAGGTGCCAATATGGTCATCGTTTCAGCTGTCTATGGTGTTACAAATCTTCTTGTGGAGATATCTAAAAAAGCACCTGCTGGTGACGAGACCCGCGTGAATGAACTTATTCTTGAAATAGAAGATAAACATCGTGAAATCCTTCAAGATATGCAAGCTACAGAGAGTTTAAAAGATGATATGACTCAACTTCTTTCAGAAGTTAATATGATTGCCAAGGGGATGCTCCTTTTAAGAGAATGTTCAAATCGAGCATATGACTCATTAGTAAGTCTTGGAGAACGGCTTTCATCTCTTGTTTTTAGTGAGGTACTAGCACGTATCACAGAACAGTCAGCATCGAACAAGAGAGTTGAATTATTTGATATACGTCAGGTACTTGTTACAGACGACAGTTTTACCAAGTCCTCTCCTGACATTAAAGAGACTAAGGCCCGTGCAGATAAGTTATTAGTTAACGCAAAATATGGTGACATCGTCTATGTTTCACAGGGCTTTATTGGAGCAACTAGCGAAGGGTTAACAACAACTTTAGGACGAGGTGGTTCAGATTATTCTGCGGCACTCATTGCAGAGGCCATGGGTGCCGACACACTTCAAATTTGGACTGATGTTGCAGGTATTGCAACAACAGACCCTAGAATTGTTAAAGAAGCAAAACTTTTAAATGAAATTACATTTTCTGAAGCGGCCGAGCTGGCAACTTTTGGTGCAAAAATACTTCATCCAACGACCTTAACCCCGGCATTACGTGCTGGGATTAAGGTCTTTGTTGGATCGAGCTATGAACCAAATGAACCAGGAACATGGATTAAAGCACAAACTCAATCTGCGCCGTTAATTCGTGCCATGGCCTTAAGACGTGAGCAAAGCCTTGTCACATTATCGACCCCAAAAATGCTCCAAGCACATGGATTTTTATTTGAAATTTTCAAAATCTTTAACGAGTTTAAAGTCAGTATTGATTCAATAACAACATCAGAGATTTCAGTAGCACTTACTTTAGATGATAGTGCTTTATTAAATAAGAAGATTATAGATCGTTTATCTGAGCTTTGTAGCGTAAAAGTAGAAAAGGATTTAACATTAGTAAGTCTTATTGGAAACGAAATCAATCACACACCAAATATTGCAGCACGAATTTTTAATGCAATTGATGGAATTAATGTTCGTATGATTTGCTTAGGTGCTAGTAAGCATAATTTTTGTTTCTTAGTAGGTAAGAATGATGCTGACGAAACAATTCAAAGATTACACAAGGAATTCATTTAA
- a CDS encoding phytanoyl-CoA dioxygenase family protein, producing the protein MELDYNKLVKDFYENGFCIVEGLFDFSEIKRIKRSFDNLYEASQTIEETQMLKLAQFVFDKSALNRIVWCGGYDEHLLDIGADKKILNIVGRILESNELVQLINQAHFKLPGQIVEFKWHQDSEHRRYGTELWEDVDGRGSYVQTVMAIDDMNSLNGPLKFIPKSHLQGHLNYKEDPSIIDDLLEKLPAIDLKLKAGDVAFFGPYTFHSSSLNKTDSPRRVLINGYAQPGANKREYPGAGFGRRLTL; encoded by the coding sequence ATGGAATTAGATTATAATAAATTAGTTAAAGATTTTTATGAAAATGGCTTTTGCATTGTAGAGGGCCTTTTTGATTTTTCGGAAATTAAGCGCATCAAGCGCTCGTTTGATAACTTATATGAAGCATCTCAAACGATAGAAGAAACTCAGATGCTAAAGCTAGCACAATTCGTTTTTGACAAGAGTGCTTTAAACCGTATCGTTTGGTGTGGCGGTTATGATGAACATCTTCTTGATATAGGTGCTGACAAGAAAATTCTAAATATTGTAGGTAGGATACTAGAGTCAAACGAATTAGTTCAGCTTATTAATCAGGCCCACTTTAAGCTACCGGGACAAATTGTTGAATTTAAGTGGCATCAAGATAGTGAACATCGTCGATATGGAACAGAGCTGTGGGAAGATGTTGATGGGCGAGGCAGTTACGTTCAAACAGTAATGGCCATTGATGATATGAATTCTCTCAATGGACCTCTTAAGTTCATCCCAAAATCGCATCTTCAAGGTCATCTTAATTATAAGGAAGATCCAAGTATTATTGATGATCTTCTCGAAAAACTTCCGGCCATTGATCTAAAGCTTAAGGCCGGTGATGTTGCTTTCTTTGGCCCCTATACTTTTCATTCTTCATCACTTAATAAAACAGATTCACCTCGTAGAGTTTTAATTAATGGTTATGCACAGCCAGGTGCAAATAAGAGAGAGTATCCTGGGGCTGGTTTTGGTAGGCGACTTACACTTTAA